In one Paraburkholderia megapolitana genomic region, the following are encoded:
- a CDS encoding 2-aminoethylphosphonate aminotransferase yields MLLLNPGPVTLTERVRRSLLQTDLCHRESEFFDLQDEARERLVNVYGLDPAQWSAVLMTGSGTAAVESMVAALVPEHGKLLIVENGVYGERIAHIAAQYRIAHEVVKHEWMEAPDLARIVARLDADRGFTHVAVIHHETTTGRLNDLRTLGAVCRERGVQLLVDGVSSFGAEAIDFNDGSIAAVAATANKCLHGVPGAAFVIVRRDTLAQAASRTFYLDLSRLARLQDQRNTPFTPSVHAYYALVEALRELADEGGWTARHARYAALAEQARAGLAARGVASAVAPEQSSVVLRAYRLPDGVSYPQLHDALKARGFVIYAGQGGLSAELFRISTMGDIHAADVDRLLQGFSELSR; encoded by the coding sequence ATGCTGTTGTTGAATCCCGGCCCTGTCACGCTGACTGAACGCGTGCGCCGTAGCCTGTTGCAAACCGATCTGTGTCATCGCGAGAGCGAGTTCTTCGATTTGCAGGACGAGGCACGCGAGCGTCTAGTGAACGTCTACGGGCTGGACCCCGCGCAATGGTCCGCTGTGCTGATGACGGGTTCAGGTACCGCAGCGGTCGAAAGCATGGTGGCAGCGCTGGTGCCCGAGCACGGCAAACTGCTGATCGTCGAGAACGGTGTGTACGGCGAGCGGATTGCTCACATCGCCGCGCAATACCGGATCGCGCACGAAGTCGTGAAGCACGAATGGATGGAAGCACCCGATCTCGCGCGCATCGTGGCGCGTCTCGACGCGGATCGCGGCTTCACGCATGTCGCCGTGATCCACCATGAAACCACCACGGGCCGGTTGAACGATCTGCGTACGCTCGGCGCTGTATGTCGCGAACGCGGTGTGCAACTGCTGGTGGATGGCGTCAGCAGCTTCGGTGCCGAAGCGATCGATTTCAACGACGGCAGCATCGCTGCCGTGGCGGCGACCGCGAACAAGTGTCTGCACGGCGTGCCGGGCGCGGCATTCGTGATCGTGCGACGCGATACGTTGGCTCAAGCGGCGAGCCGCACGTTCTATCTCGACCTGAGCCGGCTCGCGCGATTGCAGGATCAGCGCAATACGCCGTTCACGCCGTCGGTGCATGCGTACTACGCGCTCGTCGAGGCGCTGCGCGAACTCGCCGACGAAGGCGGCTGGACAGCGCGCCATGCACGCTACGCGGCGCTTGCCGAGCAGGCGCGCGCAGGGCTGGCGGCGCGTGGGGTTGCTAGTGCGGTGGCGCCGGAGCAGTCGTCGGTGGTGTTGCGGGCGTACCGTTTGCCGGACGGCGTGTCGTACCCGCAACTGCACGATGCGTTGAAGGCGCGCGGTTTCGTGATCTATGCGGGACAGGGCGGTTTGTCGGCGGAACTGTTCCGCATCTCGACGATGGGCGACATCCATGCCGCCGACGTCGACCGGTTGTTGCAGGGCTTCAGCGAACTTTCACGCTGA
- a CDS encoding DUF2957 domain-containing protein yields the protein MTRIVRDGFPVKTLAGMAVAGLLLVACNGDNPGNPGPVNVAQCSGAACGPSGGPTSPPSNVQLCPTSLDYSTTYTGGSGSGEYIKVKFNSTANPKTYQMTFVESEVPTSAGQVNNTRAGLTINGTYTTPNLYTPPGGTGTPFALPSAEQNRCAIVLQNGATADGTYKVTINPQDPPILFVGMGIMGGSIPGATIQFAGATPFPGLTLGVVPSRTFDSYPFIGFSQTVTDFSQVAGTYNELGFRITPEGTPYQTAPSATPGGAPTQGQLGWQPDAIQASETFKADGTCVADTSKYSCSSTGSPWTLRTNADGSADNVFRSGPVTGSQVYPAIGVGVSPIALFAPDTAHGVMIVGNVGGTLVPVIIRVGQGYVNPTSPLLGSVLDDQIGISLLAPATTLTQSDLSGGYVGANSVSACGLVTYGGQSSTAAGVGGQTIYASAGACLDASASTNASVNSTAALFQPPTGGLLNPFAATTSSNFTMDFTQTQPGLVKVTATTPLMSGNTAIYKAGDTGAIIKVGQVYALLMNGVNQQFTTQSPSNVSAVNPFLTVGAFVQ from the coding sequence ATGACGCGCATCGTGCGTGACGGTTTTCCCGTCAAAACCCTGGCTGGCATGGCAGTGGCAGGATTGCTGCTGGTTGCATGTAATGGCGATAACCCGGGGAACCCCGGGCCAGTGAACGTGGCGCAATGTTCGGGCGCCGCGTGCGGACCGTCGGGCGGACCGACTTCGCCGCCATCGAATGTCCAGCTTTGCCCGACCTCGCTCGATTATTCGACGACGTATACCGGCGGATCGGGTAGCGGCGAATACATCAAGGTGAAATTCAATTCTACGGCGAACCCGAAGACGTATCAGATGACGTTCGTGGAGTCGGAAGTGCCGACATCCGCGGGGCAGGTCAACAATACGCGCGCCGGACTGACGATTAACGGGACGTACACCACACCGAACCTTTATACGCCACCTGGCGGGACTGGAACGCCGTTTGCGCTGCCGAGCGCCGAGCAGAACCGCTGTGCGATCGTGCTGCAAAACGGTGCGACTGCCGACGGTACCTATAAAGTCACGATCAATCCGCAAGACCCGCCGATACTGTTTGTCGGGATGGGGATCATGGGGGGCTCGATTCCGGGAGCGACGATCCAGTTCGCCGGCGCGACACCTTTCCCGGGGCTGACGCTCGGCGTGGTACCGTCGCGGACGTTCGATTCATACCCGTTCATCGGATTCAGCCAGACGGTAACGGATTTTTCACAGGTGGCGGGAACGTACAACGAACTCGGCTTCCGCATCACGCCTGAAGGTACGCCGTACCAGACTGCCCCCAGCGCGACTCCAGGGGGGGCGCCCACGCAAGGTCAGCTCGGCTGGCAGCCGGACGCGATCCAGGCCTCCGAAACCTTTAAGGCGGATGGCACCTGCGTTGCGGATACTTCAAAGTATTCGTGCTCGTCAACGGGGTCGCCGTGGACGCTGAGGACCAATGCGGATGGCTCGGCTGATAACGTGTTCAGGAGCGGCCCTGTGACGGGCAGTCAGGTTTATCCGGCCATCGGCGTAGGCGTCTCGCCGATAGCGCTTTTCGCGCCGGACACGGCTCACGGTGTAATGATCGTCGGCAACGTTGGTGGGACACTAGTGCCAGTCATCATTCGGGTTGGCCAAGGGTATGTGAATCCGACCAGTCCGCTGCTCGGCTCGGTCCTCGACGATCAGATCGGCATCTCGCTGCTGGCACCGGCTACGACACTTACCCAGAGTGATCTGAGCGGCGGGTATGTCGGCGCCAACAGCGTGTCGGCCTGCGGTCTCGTTACATACGGCGGCCAGTCTTCGACCGCTGCGGGTGTGGGTGGCCAGACCATCTATGCGTCTGCAGGTGCCTGCCTCGACGCCAGCGCATCGACGAACGCCAGTGTGAATTCGACGGCGGCATTGTTCCAGCCGCCTACCGGTGGCCTGCTGAATCCGTTCGCGGCCACGACTTCGTCGAACTTCACGATGGACTTCACGCAGACGCAACCAGGCCTCGTCAAGGTCACGGCGACCACACCGCTTATGTCGGGCAACACGGCGATTTACAAGGCTGGCGACACGGGCGCAATCATCAAGGTCGGTCAGGTGTATGCGCTGTTGATGAACGGTGTGAACCAGCAGTTCACGACGCAGAGCCCGTCTAACGTCAGTGCAGTGAATCCGTTCCTGACGGTCGGTGCATTCGTGCAGTAG